The following are encoded together in the Arcticibacterium luteifluviistationis genome:
- a CDS encoding heavy metal translocating P-type ATPase → MEAKLQIPVLGMTCASCAGSVEQILKETPGVKSVSVNYANEKAYLNIDEEITNLPLLQKQVQAIGYDLVIENDVSAEEIKQDLLKIAKKNTIWAGVFSIPLLIIGMIGMHWPYANYIMMALATPVLFIFGKSFFINAYKQARIGKVNMDTLVALSTGIAYTFSLFNTFYPAYFENRGLEAHVYFEAAGVVIFFILIGKWLEEKAKSGTSDALKKLIGLQPKTVIVIRNGVEETLPIKEVIMGDILLVKPGEKIPVDGTVKKGESYIDESSISGEPMPVFKSKKSKVFAGTINQKGSLRVLAKKIGNDTYLSQIISMVEDAQGSKAPIQKTVDKVARIFVPAVLFISVLTFVLWMTLGGENKLALGMLSALSVLVIACPCALGLATPTAIMVGVGKGAENGFLIKDAESLEIAQHVDTVVLDKTGTITEGKPSVTKVLFYTELAFQKALIKSLEAVSEHPLAAAIVDYFKEEESLDITDFESITGVGVKGKYQGKTYLVTKPSYVEKLSSESVKENISKLQNEGKTVVVLSNETEILGIIAIEDSIKESSAAAILKMQEQNLEVIMLTGDNENTAEAVAKAVGIITFKANCLPSDKSEFIQKLQKEGKTVAMVGDGINDSVSLAQADVGIAMGSGSDIALDVAKIAIISNDLIKIPAAIKLSRKTMNTVKQNLFWAFIYNIIGIPLAAGILYAVNGFMINPMIAGAAMAFSSVSVVLNSLRLKTAKI, encoded by the coding sequence ATGGAAGCTAAACTTCAAATACCCGTTTTAGGCATGACCTGTGCTAGCTGTGCAGGCAGTGTGGAGCAAATTTTAAAGGAAACCCCTGGCGTAAAATCCGTTTCGGTCAATTATGCCAACGAAAAAGCCTACCTAAACATTGATGAAGAAATCACTAACCTGCCGCTTCTACAAAAGCAAGTTCAAGCAATAGGCTACGATTTAGTTATAGAAAATGATGTTTCCGCAGAAGAAATCAAACAAGACCTCCTTAAGATAGCGAAGAAGAACACTATTTGGGCAGGAGTATTCTCTATACCCCTCTTAATTATTGGCATGATCGGTATGCACTGGCCTTATGCCAATTATATTATGATGGCACTGGCTACTCCTGTGCTTTTCATTTTTGGTAAAAGCTTTTTTATCAATGCTTATAAACAAGCAAGGATTGGCAAAGTAAACATGGATACGCTGGTGGCTTTAAGTACTGGTATAGCTTATACATTTAGCCTTTTCAACACCTTCTATCCTGCGTATTTTGAGAACAGAGGCTTAGAAGCTCATGTCTATTTTGAAGCCGCTGGGGTGGTTATATTTTTCATTTTGATAGGAAAATGGTTAGAAGAAAAAGCCAAGTCTGGTACTTCAGATGCATTGAAAAAGTTGATTGGCCTACAGCCAAAAACAGTTATCGTAATACGAAATGGTGTTGAGGAAACCCTTCCTATCAAAGAGGTTATAATGGGTGATATCTTATTGGTAAAACCTGGCGAAAAAATACCTGTGGATGGAACTGTAAAAAAAGGAGAATCTTATATTGACGAAAGTAGCATTAGCGGTGAGCCTATGCCCGTGTTTAAAAGTAAAAAGTCAAAAGTATTTGCAGGTACTATTAATCAAAAAGGCAGTTTAAGAGTTTTAGCCAAGAAAATAGGAAATGACACCTACCTGTCACAAATTATCTCTATGGTAGAGGATGCACAAGGCAGCAAGGCTCCCATTCAGAAAACAGTAGATAAAGTAGCTCGCATATTTGTGCCCGCCGTACTCTTCATTTCAGTTTTAACCTTTGTGCTTTGGATGACACTGGGTGGTGAAAACAAACTGGCTTTGGGTATGTTATCGGCACTATCGGTATTGGTAATAGCATGCCCGTGTGCATTAGGACTGGCCACACCTACCGCCATTATGGTGGGCGTAGGCAAGGGAGCAGAAAACGGTTTCTTAATAAAAGATGCAGAGAGCTTAGAAATAGCTCAGCATGTGGACACCGTAGTGTTAGACAAAACAGGAACTATTACGGAAGGAAAACCCTCCGTCACCAAAGTATTGTTTTATACGGAATTAGCATTCCAAAAAGCTCTTATAAAAAGTCTTGAGGCCGTTTCAGAACATCCTCTAGCAGCTGCTATTGTTGATTATTTCAAAGAAGAAGAAAGCCTAGACATTACCGATTTTGAATCCATCACGGGTGTGGGTGTTAAAGGAAAGTATCAAGGCAAAACATACCTCGTCACTAAACCTTCTTACGTAGAAAAACTATCATCAGAAAGCGTCAAGGAAAATATCAGCAAACTTCAAAACGAAGGTAAAACCGTGGTGGTACTATCAAACGAAACCGAAATACTGGGCATTATAGCCATTGAAGATAGTATTAAAGAATCTTCTGCGGCAGCTATCTTAAAAATGCAGGAGCAAAACCTAGAGGTTATAATGCTTACGGGTGATAATGAAAATACAGCAGAAGCAGTAGCAAAAGCAGTGGGCATAATAACATTTAAAGCCAACTGCCTCCCGTCTGACAAAAGTGAGTTTATTCAAAAACTACAAAAAGAAGGTAAAACGGTAGCAATGGTGGGCGACGGAATTAACGACAGTGTTTCCCTAGCTCAGGCAGATGTAGGAATAGCCATGGGTTCGGGCTCGGACATTGCTCTCGATGTAGCCAAAATAGCCATTATCTCTAACGACCTAATCAAAATACCTGCTGCCATCAAGCTGTCTAGAAAGACCATGAACACCGTAAAACAGAACCTTTTCTGGGCATTTATTTATAATATTATTGGAATTCCGCTAGCGGCAGGAATTTTATACGCTGTAAATGGTTTTATGATTAACCCCATGATAGCAGGAGCTGCCATGGCGTTTAGTTCGGTTAGTGTGGTGCTTAATAGCTTAAGACTCAAAACCGCCAAAATTTAA
- a CDS encoding heavy-metal-associated domain-containing protein, whose translation MKELKFKTNINCGNCIKSVTPFLNQLDEVDEWKVDTENPDKILTIEGDDITSKEIIETVEKAGFKAEAI comes from the coding sequence ATGAAAGAATTAAAATTCAAAACAAATATCAACTGTGGCAACTGCATCAAATCTGTCACACCCTTTCTAAATCAATTAGATGAAGTAGACGAATGGAAGGTTGACACCGAAAATCCTGATAAAATATTAACGATAGAGGGGGATGATATTACGTCCAAAGAGATAATTGAAACTGTAGAAAAAGCAGGTTTTAAGGCTGAGGCGATTTAA
- a CDS encoding DUF2490 domain-containing protein, whose product MIRVLFVLLFFSTSVMGQSLHPDVGGWYMYFWNTKFKNSQFGLQGDIQHRNYQVAGDLEQLLLRGGFTYSPKNTKLKFTLGYGHITSGALGKEDKSTSTESRIYQEALMPQKVGERFYFTHRFRFEQRWVADLDTRTRYRYNLFLNVPLNQTDLKKGALYLALYNELFVNGQKGKASNNFSVELFDRNRFYSGLGYSLADNLRMQGAFMTQTTNSVKKRQIQLSLHHAF is encoded by the coding sequence ATGATTCGTGTTCTCTTTGTTCTATTGTTTTTTAGCACTTCTGTGATGGGCCAAAGTCTCCACCCTGACGTAGGTGGCTGGTACATGTATTTCTGGAATACCAAGTTTAAAAACTCTCAATTTGGCTTGCAAGGAGACATTCAACATAGAAACTATCAAGTGGCTGGTGACTTAGAGCAGCTTTTACTAAGAGGTGGTTTTACGTATTCTCCCAAAAATACTAAACTGAAATTCACCTTAGGGTATGGGCATATTACTTCTGGTGCCTTAGGAAAGGAGGATAAATCAACAAGTACCGAAAGTAGAATATATCAGGAAGCTTTAATGCCACAAAAAGTAGGCGAAAGATTCTACTTTACGCATCGTTTTAGGTTTGAACAGCGTTGGGTAGCCGACCTAGATACAAGAACAAGATACCGCTATAATCTTTTCTTAAATGTACCTCTTAACCAAACCGACCTTAAGAAAGGTGCTCTATACTTAGCTCTTTATAATGAGTTGTTTGTGAATGGACAAAAAGGGAAAGCAAGCAATAATTTCTCCGTAGAGTTATTTGACAGAAACAGGTTTTACTCGGGATTGGGTTATTCTTTAGCGGACAATCTACGTATGCAGGGAGCATTCATGACGCAAACCACGAATAGTGTTAAGAAAAGACAAATTCAACTGAGCTTGCATCACGCTTTTTAA
- a CDS encoding heavy-metal-associated domain-containing protein: protein MKKIIGFVVLGFLMSFGAKAQSFASYDNVVSIKTSAICKMCKDRIERDLSLTKGVEKAELNLDDKVVTVAYNAKKTDAAKIKTAITKIGYDADEVVADQKAHDRLPDCCQKTAVPHDD from the coding sequence ATGAAAAAGATAATAGGATTTGTAGTACTCGGCTTTTTGATGAGTTTTGGAGCTAAAGCTCAAAGCTTCGCGAGTTATGATAACGTAGTAAGTATCAAAACTTCGGCTATTTGTAAAATGTGTAAGGATAGAATTGAAAGAGATTTAAGCCTAACCAAAGGGGTAGAAAAAGCCGAGCTAAACTTAGATGATAAAGTGGTGACTGTAGCTTATAATGCAAAGAAAACCGATGCCGCTAAAATCAAGACTGCCATTACCAAAATAGGTTATGATGCTGATGAAGTAGTAGCTGACCAAAAAGCTCACGATAGATTACCGGATTGCTGTCAAAAGACGGCAGTGCCGCATGATGATTAA
- a CDS encoding heavy metal-binding domain-containing protein — MMKSKLVLGMLFLGFLGACTSESSDADMSEMSDTSEEVAHVHYACPMECEADKVYEEAGKCPVCKMDLAEVSSDGE, encoded by the coding sequence ATGATGAAAAGTAAATTAGTTTTAGGCATGCTATTTTTAGGCTTTTTAGGAGCTTGTACCAGCGAAAGTAGCGATGCTGATATGTCTGAAATGTCCGATACTTCTGAAGAGGTAGCACATGTACATTACGCATGCCCAATGGAGTGCGAAGCAGACAAGGTTTATGAAGAGGCAGGTAAATGTCCTGTATGTAAAATGGATTTAGCCGAAGTTAGTTCTGATGGTGAATAG
- a CDS encoding helix-turn-helix domain-containing protein: MQTLKIKNMVCDRCIMSVKQLLDTSGIAYGQIELGRVPLKDKLSEKEQNNLAGKLESLGFELLLDKDYQYVEAVKNAVTKLIYQQENALKKYTISAYIEEEVGKDYKWLSSLFSSKVGDTIEHFVIEQKIERVKELITYDEMTISEISESLHYSSVAHLSNQFKKIVGVTPSNYKTTGKRKQLDKI, encoded by the coding sequence ATGCAGACGCTTAAAATAAAAAATATGGTGTGTGATAGGTGTATCATGAGTGTAAAACAGCTCTTGGATACATCAGGGATAGCCTATGGCCAGATAGAGTTAGGTCGTGTTCCACTCAAAGATAAATTAAGTGAGAAAGAGCAAAATAACTTAGCCGGCAAACTTGAAAGTTTGGGTTTTGAGTTACTTTTAGACAAAGATTATCAATATGTAGAAGCAGTTAAAAATGCTGTTACCAAACTGATTTATCAACAAGAAAACGCTTTGAAAAAATATACTATTTCTGCGTATATTGAAGAAGAAGTAGGCAAAGATTATAAATGGTTAAGCAGTCTTTTTTCTAGCAAAGTGGGTGACACCATAGAGCATTTTGTGATAGAGCAAAAAATAGAAAGAGTAAAAGAACTCATCACGTATGATGAAATGACAATAAGTGAGATATCGGAAAGTTTACATTACAGTAGTGTGGCTCACTTATCTAATCAATTTAAGAAAATAGTAGGGGTGACCCCAAGTAATTATAAAACAACAGGCAAGCGTAAACAGCTTGATAAAATTTGA
- a CDS encoding TonB-dependent receptor yields the protein MKYIILFTVLVFNTSAFGQQISGSVLEKADQPLIGAVVKWQSEPSNATMTDVNGQFTIPKKTGQHQLIISYLGFKTDTVMAHGAGPFKFTLTPDTSTLNEVVVKSSGTTFDKMASVQTQIITTKELAKAACCNLSESFETNASVSVSFADAITGSRQLEMLGLAGKYVQTNIEGMPGIRGLAVPFGMNYVPGTWIQSVDVIKGTSSIVNGYESMSGTINVELHKPDLAEPVYLNLYTNELGRGEVNLNLAQKLGDKWSVGLLSHGSFLKTEIDRNNDGFKDLPKYDQVNFLNRWKYSGDRFNGQFGVNFLTENREGGQLTDGRFSNPYVFENKSKKLTLFTKTAVLFPETPYRGLGLILNANFYDSESVFGVNPYIAKENTLYGNLIYQDMIGNTNHTYKTGLSFLADQYEESYANFQNPIELNRQELVPGVFGEYTFNKLDRTILVAGLRVDQHNLFGTQVTPRLHFKQDLGETNTWRLSIGKGMRVPTPLAENFGQLVSNREVVFNEPIAPEISWNYGTSWTKDFGKNSLTFDVYHTEFSQHLMMDMEQVGKLLFYNTTNRSFSTSAQAELSLVPNDRWELKAAYRWISVKQTFYAKPDEASLRDKMFVPKSLALLNATYSMPYNKWKIDGTLTYKGKQRIPDLNVDKYADGFVVLNAQVARNFVNWEYYLGAENLLNYKQDNPIISAGNPDDATFDAGQVWGPVVGRTVYLGVRYKLR from the coding sequence ATGAAATACATCATACTTTTTACAGTATTAGTTTTTAATACTTCGGCCTTTGGCCAACAAATAAGTGGTTCTGTTTTAGAAAAAGCAGACCAACCTTTAATAGGAGCAGTGGTCAAATGGCAATCAGAGCCATCAAATGCCACCATGACTGATGTAAACGGTCAATTCACCATTCCCAAAAAAACAGGACAACATCAGTTAATTATTAGCTATCTGGGTTTTAAAACAGATACTGTGATGGCTCATGGAGCCGGCCCTTTTAAGTTTACTTTAACGCCAGACACCAGTACTTTAAATGAGGTGGTGGTAAAAAGTAGTGGTACTACCTTTGATAAGATGGCGTCCGTTCAAACGCAAATTATTACGACCAAAGAATTAGCAAAAGCGGCTTGCTGTAATCTTTCGGAGAGTTTTGAAACTAATGCCTCCGTTTCTGTGAGTTTTGCAGATGCCATTACAGGGTCTAGGCAGTTAGAAATGCTAGGCCTAGCTGGTAAGTATGTTCAAACCAATATTGAAGGCATGCCTGGTATTAGAGGTTTGGCGGTACCATTTGGGATGAATTATGTGCCAGGAACATGGATTCAGTCTGTAGATGTAATAAAAGGAACATCATCCATTGTTAATGGTTACGAGTCTATGTCTGGTACTATCAATGTAGAACTGCACAAACCAGATTTGGCAGAGCCTGTCTATTTGAATCTTTATACCAATGAATTAGGTAGGGGAGAGGTCAATCTTAACCTTGCTCAGAAATTGGGTGATAAATGGTCGGTGGGTTTATTGAGTCATGGTTCTTTTCTAAAAACAGAAATTGATAGAAACAATGACGGCTTTAAAGACCTTCCAAAATATGACCAAGTCAATTTCTTAAACAGATGGAAATATAGCGGCGATCGATTTAATGGACAGTTTGGTGTCAACTTCTTAACAGAAAATAGAGAGGGTGGGCAATTGACCGACGGGCGTTTTTCAAATCCATATGTATTTGAAAATAAAAGTAAAAAGTTGACACTTTTTACTAAAACGGCTGTGCTTTTTCCAGAGACGCCATACAGAGGCTTGGGTTTGATTTTGAATGCCAATTTCTATGACTCTGAATCTGTTTTTGGTGTGAACCCCTACATAGCAAAAGAGAATACTTTATATGGTAATTTGATTTACCAAGATATGATAGGCAACACCAATCATACCTATAAAACGGGTTTAAGCTTTTTGGCAGACCAGTATGAAGAAAGCTACGCCAATTTTCAAAATCCAATAGAGCTCAATAGACAAGAATTAGTTCCTGGAGTTTTTGGAGAGTATACTTTTAACAAACTTGATAGAACTATTTTGGTAGCTGGTTTGCGAGTAGACCAGCATAACCTTTTTGGTACGCAGGTAACTCCAAGATTACATTTTAAACAAGATTTGGGAGAAACCAATACTTGGCGACTTTCAATAGGAAAAGGTATGCGAGTGCCTACGCCATTGGCAGAGAATTTTGGTCAACTGGTAAGTAACAGAGAAGTTGTTTTTAATGAGCCTATAGCTCCTGAGATTTCTTGGAATTATGGTACCAGCTGGACCAAAGACTTTGGGAAGAATTCCTTGACTTTTGATGTGTATCACACAGAGTTTAGCCAGCATTTAATGATGGATATGGAGCAGGTAGGGAAATTGCTCTTTTATAATACCACCAACCGTTCTTTTTCTACCAGTGCACAGGCAGAACTTAGTTTAGTGCCTAACGACCGCTGGGAGCTTAAAGCGGCTTACAGGTGGATTAGCGTGAAGCAAACCTTCTATGCAAAGCCTGATGAAGCTAGTTTGAGAGATAAAATGTTTGTTCCTAAGTCATTGGCATTGCTTAATGCTACGTATTCTATGCCCTATAATAAATGGAAAATAGATGGCACTTTGACGTATAAAGGCAAGCAAAGAATTCCAGATTTGAATGTTGACAAATATGCGGATGGCTTTGTCGTTTTAAATGCACAGGTAGCCAGAAACTTTGTGAATTGGGAATATTATTTGGGAGCAGAAAACTTGCTAAACTATAAGCAAGATAATCCAATAATATCTGCAGGAAATCCTGATGATGCTACTTTTGATGCAGGGCAAGTTTGGGGACCAGTGGTAGGTAGAACAGTTTATCTTGGAGTTCGTTATAAACTTAGATAA
- a CDS encoding HYC_CC_PP family protein — protein MRISLKVLAVFMALNIVFSATGLAMFEHTCHAIGLTTSSFTEEDSCSMEVNTIDTSDGALSFKQNECCETHAHFKNLDLETSASFQNVAWPVLKMETLPKLFNFNAVFDALPEQKAFDFLANAPPNTGRKLLIKIQTFLL, from the coding sequence ATGAGAATATCGCTCAAAGTACTGGCCGTTTTTATGGCACTAAATATTGTTTTTAGTGCTACGGGGCTTGCCATGTTTGAGCATACTTGTCATGCCATAGGGCTTACCACCAGTAGTTTTACTGAAGAAGATTCTTGCTCTATGGAGGTGAATACTATAGATACTTCAGACGGGGCTTTGAGTTTTAAGCAAAATGAATGTTGTGAAACACATGCTCATTTTAAAAATCTTGATTTAGAAACTAGTGCATCTTTTCAAAATGTGGCTTGGCCTGTTTTGAAAATGGAAACGCTTCCAAAGCTTTTTAATTTCAATGCTGTTTTTGATGCTCTTCCAGAGCAAAAGGCATTTGACTTTTTAGCCAATGCTCCGCCAAATACTGGTCGGAAACTCCTCATTAAAATTCAGACATTTTTACTATAA